The following nucleotide sequence is from Kiritimatiella glycovorans.
GAGGATTTTCTTGGCGCGGCGCCAGTCGCTTTCGAACGTGACCATGACCGGGATCTCGTTCCAGATGAAATGGAAGCCCTGCGTGTAGTTGCAGATCGTGTCCGTGAACAGCTTGCCGTTGGGGATATGAATGATCCGGCCCGTGCTCTGGTCGGCCTGAACCCAGTTGCCGATCTCCATCAGGCTGAACTGAAACAGACGCTGATCGATCACATCGCCGGCATGACCACCGATGGCGACCCGATCGCCCACCGTGAACGGCTGCCGGATCGTGATGAACAGCCACGCCGCGAGATTCGAGAGCGGATCGCGAAGCGCGACGGCAAGACCCGCCGAGAGGATGCCGAAGTAGGCCGCCAGACCCTGTCCGCCGAGCCAGATCCGCCACAGGATCAGCAGCACGAAGAAACCGATCGCATAGGTGAGCGTTTTGCGCCCCACGTACCGCTTACCCACGTCCTCCACGCGCCAGCGCATCAGACGGCAGAGGAGGACGTAGGCGAGATAGGCCGCGATCAGGAGGGCCAGGGTCTCGACCAGCTTGAGCTGCACGGCAGGCGTGAGGCCCGCGTAATTCTCGATGAATTCCGCTATCCGGTAGAGGTGTTCCATTGGTCTGGATTACCCATACCACACCCCCGCTGCGGGATCGATTATTTTCATCTTTTTGACTTGCCATATGCCACTGTACTGGTATCATTACATTCAAAGTCAGGGAGCGGGGGGCAGATGCCCCTCAAACAAAAAGGAGGTCTCCATGAGAAAAAGTACCCTGAATACAATCACAGCGTCCGCAGTAGCATTGCTGCTGATCGGGCCGGCGGCTGGCGTGTATGCCGGTTGCGGATCCTGCGGGGGTGGCGAAGGCCACACCCACGAGGAACCCGAAATGAAGTCCTGTTCCTCCGGCAAGGCCGCGTGTCCGTCCAGTAAGGGCGAGTGCGGAACCGGCGGGAAGGCGTGCGCCGACAAGAGCGAGGCGAAGTGCGCCCAATCCGGTCCGGCCTGCGAAGGGGGCGCATGCAAGGCGGACTACGGACGCAAAGGTCACCAGGGACAGGCCGAAGCGGACGTGGCTAAGCTCAACACCGCCGCCATGAAGGCGGTAGTGGCCTC
It contains:
- a CDS encoding mechanosensitive ion channel family protein, with protein sequence MEHLYRIAEFIENYAGLTPAVQLKLVETLALLIAAYLAYVLLCRLMRWRVEDVGKRYVGRKTLTYAIGFFVLLILWRIWLGGQGLAAYFGILSAGLAVALRDPLSNLAAWLFITIRQPFTVGDRVAIGGHAGDVIDQRLFQFSLMEIGNWVQADQSTGRIIHIPNGKLFTDTICNYTQGFHFIWNEIPVMVTFESDWRRAKKILAKIAEAHTAIRSEYAAEQIRAAARKFLIFFEHLTPIVWTRVDESGVTLTIRYLTDPRRRRSSETEIWEEILSKFAECDDVDFAYPTRRFYNNAEEGKSGTRPRAPAP
- a CDS encoding rhodanese-like domain-containing protein, producing the protein MRKSTLNTITASAVALLLIGPAAGVYAGCGSCGGGEGHTHEEPEMKSCSSGKAACPSSKGECGTGGKACADKSEAKCAQSGPACEGGACKADYGRKGHQGQAEADVAKLNTAAMKAVVASGGAVILDARSGKYDDGLRLPGAKQLAPGSSRKVVARHIPNKQSLVVTYCSNLQCPASHKLARHLQKLGYENVVKYPQGIEGWIEAGGRVVE